A part of Parvimonas micra genomic DNA contains:
- a CDS encoding terminase large subunit, protein MIEYSNRYNPITEYNNWIEKHPKKVGKLMKIQLKMLISDIKNKESDVYYDTKKANHAIEFIENFCRNIKGKTAGNLVVLDPFQKAFIAAVFGICYKKTKLRRTKRAVLIEAKKNGKSLLASAIGLYMLIADGEGGPECYSVATQRDQAKIIWNVAKKMIKKDKDLRRYTKTLVSEISCKFNDGIFKPLASDSDTLDGLDVHFVVMDEIHQWKNGYPLYDIMYRGMDNRQQPLALITSTAGTIREDLYDMIYDEAVNILTNEGFEDKKSIFFIYELDKREEWKDFNNLIKANPGLGTIRNEQSLRDEWQRAMDNPSMYLKTFLIKNCNIRETSTESWLDLEDVTNVKTFDIKKLKPRYVISGWDISSTTDLTCVSFLFRIQNDEDIYIYQHFFIPEDVAEKKIHNDKVPYDIWEKQGYVTYCPGNKIDTEFLWEWAYNFAIENDFVQIWNGFDAWGAELLMKRYRENYGESSVEEIRQVFKTLSNPMKELEADLKAKRINFNNNPVTKWCLGNTVIQQDNKGNIQPKKGYSSLKRIDGTASMLDCYITYKNHKDDYLNLI, encoded by the coding sequence ATGATAGAGTATTCAAATAGATATAATCCAATAACAGAATACAATAATTGGATAGAAAAACACCCAAAAAAAGTTGGTAAATTAATGAAAATTCAACTAAAAATGTTAATTTCTGATATAAAAAACAAAGAAAGTGATGTATATTATGATACAAAAAAGGCAAATCACGCAATAGAATTTATAGAAAATTTTTGCAGAAATATCAAAGGAAAAACAGCAGGAAATTTAGTTGTATTAGATCCCTTTCAAAAAGCATTTATAGCTGCAGTTTTCGGAATTTGCTATAAAAAAACTAAATTAAGGAGAACTAAAAGAGCAGTTTTAATTGAAGCAAAGAAAAATGGAAAGTCTCTATTAGCATCTGCAATTGGTTTGTATATGCTTATAGCTGATGGAGAGGGTGGACCTGAATGCTATTCTGTAGCAACACAAAGAGACCAAGCGAAAATAATTTGGAATGTTGCTAAAAAAATGATAAAAAAAGACAAAGACTTAAGAAGATATACAAAGACATTAGTAAGTGAAATATCTTGCAAATTCAATGATGGAATTTTTAAACCATTGGCATCTGATTCTGATACACTAGACGGATTAGATGTTCATTTTGTTGTAATGGATGAGATACATCAATGGAAGAATGGATATCCGTTGTATGATATTATGTATCGTGGGATGGATAATAGACAACAGCCACTTGCATTAATAACAAGTACAGCAGGAACTATCAGAGAAGATTTATATGATATGATCTATGATGAGGCAGTAAACATTTTAACAAATGAGGGATTTGAAGATAAAAAGTCAATATTTTTCATTTATGAGTTAGATAAGAGAGAAGAATGGAAAGACTTTAATAATTTGATAAAAGCAAATCCGGGTCTTGGGACTATCAGAAATGAGCAGTCATTAAGAGATGAATGGCAAAGAGCAATGGACAATCCAAGTATGTATCTTAAAACATTTTTAATAAAAAACTGTAACATCAGAGAAACATCAACTGAAAGTTGGTTAGATTTAGAAGATGTAACAAATGTAAAAACTTTTGACATTAAGAAATTAAAGCCTAGATATGTTATAAGTGGTTGGGATATTTCAAGTACAACAGACTTAACTTGTGTATCATTTCTTTTTAGAATTCAAAATGATGAAGATATTTATATCTATCAGCATTTTTTCATTCCGGAAGATGTTGCAGAAAAGAAAATTCATAATGACAAAGTCCCATATGATATATGGGAAAAGCAAGGTTATGTAACATATTGTCCAGGAAACAAAATTGATACAGAGTTTTTGTGGGAGTGGGCATATAATTTTGCTATAGAAAATGACTTCGTACAAATATGGAATGGATTTGATGCTTGGGGAGCAGAGCTTCTAATGAAGAGGTATAGAGAAAATTATGGAGAAAGTTCTGTTGAAGAAATAAGACAAGTTTTCAAAACTTTATCAAATCCAATGAAAGAGTTGGAAGCGGATTTAAAAGCTAAAAGAATTAATTTTAATAACAATCCTGTAACAAAATGGTGTTTAGGAAATACAGTTATTCAGCAAGATAATAAAGGAAATATCCAACCTAAAAAGGGATATTCCAGTTTAAAAAGAATAGACGGGACTGCATCAATGTTAGATTGTTATATAACATACAAGAATCACAAAGATGATTATTTGAATTTAATTTAA
- a CDS encoding phage portal protein — MGLFDKVFKPKGEKKDPEKLIGEYFELLNSYTPVFSTFEGSVYEMDLTRSVIHSFATHCSKLNIEVKGMGNEKLARKIKTRANDYIDTAKYLYRLATIREVTNNVFIVPSYDLLTEKVDGFYPIYPQNVELIEYKGDLYVRFSFMGRRAAIEYDKIGMLNQFQFKDDFFGEDNRCMLPTMQLLDTQNQGIIEGIKSSAAIRFMAQLANVIRDDDLEKEKERFAKQNLSKDNKTGLMIFDQKYKEVKQIVSTPFTIDANQMRDIKENVYTHFGTNDNILQNKFNSDEWSAYYEGKIEPFAIQASMVHTNLTFTEKQQSFGNAILFTANRLQYLSNQEKLQTATQLFDRGFITRNQGREIFNMAPTEDGNKYYIRKEYAEVKELDENIQLQSQGGTGDES, encoded by the coding sequence ATGGGATTATTTGATAAAGTATTCAAACCTAAGGGGGAGAAAAAAGACCCTGAAAAACTAATAGGAGAATATTTTGAGTTGTTAAACTCATATACTCCGGTGTTTAGTACTTTTGAGGGGTCAGTTTATGAAATGGACTTAACAAGAAGTGTTATTCACTCATTTGCTACTCATTGTTCCAAACTTAACATAGAAGTAAAAGGAATGGGAAATGAAAAACTAGCACGAAAAATTAAGACAAGGGCAAATGATTATATAGATACCGCAAAATATTTATATAGACTTGCGACTATTAGAGAAGTTACAAACAATGTATTCATTGTTCCTAGTTATGATTTATTAACTGAAAAAGTAGATGGATTTTACCCGATTTATCCTCAAAATGTTGAATTGATAGAATATAAAGGGGATTTGTATGTTAGATTTTCATTTATGGGAAGAAGAGCTGCAATAGAATATGATAAGATTGGAATGTTAAATCAATTTCAATTTAAAGATGATTTTTTTGGAGAAGATAATAGATGCATGTTACCAACTATGCAATTGTTAGATACTCAAAATCAAGGAATTATTGAGGGAATAAAATCAAGTGCAGCAATTAGATTTATGGCACAGTTAGCAAATGTAATAAGAGATGATGATTTAGAAAAAGAAAAAGAAAGATTTGCAAAGCAGAACTTGTCTAAAGACAATAAAACAGGCTTAATGATTTTCGACCAAAAATACAAAGAAGTAAAACAGATAGTCTCTACACCTTTTACAATAGATGCAAATCAAATGAGGGATATAAAAGAAAATGTATATACTCATTTTGGAACGAATGACAATATTTTGCAAAACAAGTTTAATTCTGATGAATGGAGTGCATACTATGAGGGGAAGATAGAACCTTTTGCAATTCAAGCATCAATGGTTCATACAAATTTGACTTTTACAGAAAAACAACAATCATTCGGTAATGCCATTTTATTTACTGCGAATAGATTACAGTATTTAAGCAATCAAGAAAAATTACAAACAGCAACACAACTTTTTGATAGAGGTTTCATAACAAGAAATCAAGGTAGAGAAATATTCAATATGGCACCAACAGAAGATGGAAACAAATACTATATCAGAAAAGAATATGCAGAGGTTAAAGAATTGGACGAAAATATACAACTTCAAAGTCAAGGGGGAACAGGAGATGAAAGTTAA
- a CDS encoding phage head closure protein, giving the protein MFTEIITLLKKVKTIDEYGDTKITYEKKEVFGRLDRVYFSEALQAMSQGFENQFRFTLSDYYDYQKEEELIFDDEKYRIINTQRKGTSIELNCIKGID; this is encoded by the coding sequence ATGTTTACTGAAATTATAACATTGTTAAAAAAAGTTAAAACAATTGATGAATACGGAGACACAAAAATCACTTACGAAAAAAAAGAAGTATTTGGAAGATTAGACAGAGTTTATTTTTCCGAAGCACTTCAAGCAATGTCGCAAGGATTTGAAAATCAATTTAGGTTCACTCTTTCTGATTATTATGATTATCAGAAAGAGGAAGAACTTATTTTTGATGATGAAAAATATAGAATTATCAACACTCAACGAAAAGGAACATCTATTGAATTAAATTGTATTAAGGGGATTGATTAA
- a CDS encoding phage major capsid protein → MKVTMKEILDRIAEIEIELEDDNADVDKLTKEVEDLKEQKRKLEERDEKRSKLLSSIAQGRGNVIKEFGKQEKNSEDNRETRNLFRNAFLKNLLGEDLTEAEERAYTHTTQNTGEVIPKELQDKIYTNMEEQHPLLKDVQVLRTGTVISIVKHTKIVAGDAKIVNENEANDDEQNTFVNVSLAGKDFSKHVEFSYRLGKMAIPAFEKYLISEISNRLGAAMAKDIYDQIVKDTNTTNKFNAATPGTLALKDITKAFGLLKTSQNTNVYTTNATLWNAIANVEGAEGRHAFIPNFTDGIAGQLLGKPIKQEDAIGKDVVLILAPSEFIYNVVQDIMIERDKDIKKHVHIISGYASAEGSLSNDLAAVVLTVGSAG, encoded by the coding sequence ATGAAAGTAACAATGAAAGAAATTTTAGACAGAATTGCAGAAATCGAAATTGAATTAGAAGATGATAATGCAGATGTTGACAAGCTAACAAAAGAAGTGGAAGACTTAAAAGAACAAAAAAGAAAATTAGAAGAAAGAGATGAAAAGAGAAGTAAACTTTTATCAAGTATTGCTCAAGGAAGAGGAAATGTTATAAAAGAATTTGGTAAGCAAGAAAAAAATTCAGAAGATAACAGAGAAACTAGAAATTTGTTCAGAAATGCTTTCTTAAAAAATTTGTTAGGAGAAGATTTAACGGAAGCAGAAGAAAGAGCATATACTCATACAACACAAAATACTGGAGAAGTAATCCCAAAGGAATTACAAGATAAAATTTACACTAATATGGAAGAACAACATCCGTTGTTAAAAGACGTACAAGTGTTAAGAACTGGTACTGTAATATCAATTGTTAAACATACAAAAATTGTTGCCGGTGATGCAAAAATAGTGAACGAAAACGAAGCTAATGATGATGAGCAAAATACATTTGTAAATGTTTCATTAGCAGGTAAAGATTTTTCAAAACATGTTGAGTTTAGTTATAGACTTGGTAAAATGGCTATTCCTGCATTTGAAAAATATTTAATTTCAGAAATCTCAAATAGATTAGGTGCTGCAATGGCTAAAGATATTTATGACCAAATAGTTAAAGATACAAATACTACAAATAAATTTAATGCAGCTACACCTGGAACATTAGCTTTAAAAGATATTACAAAAGCATTTGGACTTTTAAAGACTTCACAAAATACAAATGTATATACTACAAATGCAACATTATGGAATGCAATAGCAAATGTAGAGGGTGCAGAGGGAAGACATGCATTTATTCCAAACTTTACTGATGGAATAGCAGGGCAATTACTAGGCAAACCTATCAAACAAGAAGATGCTATTGGTAAAGATGTTGTATTAATTCTTGCACCAAGTGAATTCATTTATAACGTAGTTCAAGATATTATGATTGAAAGAGATAAAGATATTAAGAAACATGTTCATATTATTAGTGGATATGCAAGTGCAGAGGGTTCATTATCTAATGACCTTGCAGCAGTTGTATTAACAGTTGGTAGTGCAGGTTAA
- a CDS encoding HK97 family phage prohead protease — MKVKIISGAPCSGKTTYCKNNMTDKDFVYDYDELTKALTYKNEHPKGKTLVHDYVMDFRKSILERVQKDRKDGYLYCICCRSEEVINKLDNIEFEVIEMEATLEKCLENLKNDDSRKDKEEWEKAIKEFFQEKRGKSMIPKKKLDNRQFRKVQDFKPNGNEEDFVVRGYAAKWEPYVLFENEEGEVREKFNKSSFDDTDLSDVIFLYDHTGKVLARTSNGTLKLTLDDVGLFVEADLSTSEAAKEMYREIKSGLVTRMSWSFKIGEYHFDNNTRTIIHDKIKKVYDVSAVGIPANNDTEINARNFGDGVIDKIKAERLKNEQKRKKLKLLIELVELVKE, encoded by the coding sequence ATGAAAGTTAAAATTATAAGCGGTGCCCCTTGTAGTGGGAAAACGACATATTGTAAAAACAATATGACGGATAAAGACTTTGTTTATGATTATGATGAATTAACAAAAGCATTAACATATAAAAACGAACATCCAAAAGGAAAAACTTTAGTTCATGACTATGTAATGGATTTTAGAAAATCTATTCTTGAAAGAGTACAGAAAGATAGAAAAGATGGTTACTTATATTGTATTTGTTGTAGAAGTGAAGAAGTTATAAACAAACTTGATAACATAGAGTTTGAAGTTATAGAAATGGAAGCGACTTTAGAGAAGTGTTTAGAGAATTTGAAAAATGATGATAGTAGAAAAGATAAAGAAGAATGGGAAAAAGCAATAAAAGAATTTTTTCAAGAAAAAAGAGGGAAAAGTATGATACCTAAAAAGAAATTAGATAATAGGCAGTTTAGAAAGGTACAAGATTTTAAACCAAATGGAAACGAAGAAGATTTCGTTGTAAGAGGATATGCTGCAAAATGGGAACCTTACGTTTTATTTGAAAACGAAGAGGGAGAGGTTAGAGAAAAATTTAATAAGAGTTCATTTGATGACACAGATTTATCTGATGTCATTTTTTTATATGATCATACAGGAAAAGTTCTTGCTAGGACTAGCAACGGAACTCTTAAGCTAACACTTGATGATGTTGGTCTATTTGTAGAGGCAGACTTATCAACAAGTGAAGCTGCAAAAGAAATGTATAGAGAAATAAAAAGTGGACTGGTAACTAGAATGTCATGGAGTTTCAAAATTGGAGAATATCATTTTGATAACAATACAAGAACTATTATCCATGACAAAATCAAAAAAGTTTATGATGTATCAGCTGTTGGCATTCCAGCTAATAATGATACTGAAATAAATGCTCGTAATTTTGGAGACGGAGTGATTGACAAAATTAAGGCGGAGAGACTGAAAAACGAGCAAAAAAGAAAAAAGTTAAAACTATTAATTGAATTAGTAGAATTAGTAAAGGAGTAA
- a CDS encoding head-tail connector protein — MIEKIKKNLRITHSKLDDEIEDCISACLRDLERVGLKDVDNKKNDHLILQCVKLYSRWQFNFENQAERYRLSYESLRNALSLNKDYI; from the coding sequence ATGATTGAAAAAATAAAGAAAAATTTAAGAATTACACATTCTAAATTAGACGATGAAATTGAAGATTGTATTAGTGCTTGTCTTAGAGATTTAGAAAGAGTTGGGTTAAAAGATGTTGATAATAAAAAAAATGATCATTTGATTTTGCAATGTGTAAAGTTGTATTCTCGTTGGCAATTTAACTTTGAAAATCAAGCAGAAAGATATAGATTATCTTATGAAAGCTTAAGAAATGCATTAAGTTTGAATAAGGATTATATATAA